One Lysinibacillus fusiformis genomic window carries:
- a CDS encoding ABC transporter ATP-binding protein, producing the protein MLLQRFFSYYRPYKGLFILDFSCAIVAALIELAFPLVLNKVIDDILPDGELKWIVMASLLLFLLYIFNSILDFIVSYWGHMLGINIETDMRKESFSHVQKLSFRYFDNNKTGHLVSRLTNDLMDIGELAHHGPEDMFIAAMTIIGAFSVMFYIDPTFTLLIFILVPIILLLTIIFGKLMSKAFRQMFGDIADFNARVENNVSGIRVVQAFTNEEHEIKRFKVNNNRFRATKLFSYKVMAWNEAISGILTKVLSLFTLFVGAYFVLQGQLTNGEFIAFILLSGILLGPINKINMFIETYPRGMAGFKRYIDFLETAPEIADRPEAKAIEVIEGDIAFNHVSFGYTDKERTLNNINLQVRPGETVALVGPSGAGKSTICSLLPRFYEVSEGAIKIDGIDIRDFKLQSLRGHIGIVQQDVFLFDGTVRENIAYGDLEASEEDIWHAARRAQLEEVINALPEGMDTLIGERGVKLSGGQKQRLSIARIFLKNPKILILDEATSALDTETEQAIQQALHELSIGRTTLVIAHRLATIKDADRIVVVSKKGIIEEGTHDELMNIQNAYYGLYTAQFGLQI; encoded by the coding sequence ATGTTATTACAACGTTTCTTTTCTTATTACAGGCCATATAAGGGGCTATTTATACTGGATTTTTCCTGTGCTATAGTAGCAGCCCTCATCGAGTTAGCCTTTCCATTGGTATTAAATAAGGTGATTGATGATATCCTTCCCGACGGTGAATTAAAGTGGATTGTAATGGCGAGTTTGCTATTGTTCTTGTTATACATATTCAATTCGATTTTAGACTTTATTGTGTCTTATTGGGGACATATGTTAGGAATCAATATCGAAACAGATATGCGGAAGGAATCGTTTAGTCATGTACAAAAACTTTCGTTTCGATATTTCGATAATAACAAAACAGGTCATCTTGTCTCACGATTAACAAACGATTTAATGGATATTGGAGAGCTTGCTCATCATGGTCCAGAGGATATGTTTATTGCTGCAATGACGATTATTGGCGCTTTCAGCGTAATGTTTTACATTGATCCAACTTTCACACTGCTTATTTTTATTTTAGTACCAATCATTCTGTTACTCACAATAATTTTTGGCAAGCTTATGTCTAAAGCATTCCGTCAAATGTTTGGGGATATTGCCGATTTTAACGCACGTGTAGAAAACAATGTAAGTGGTATCCGTGTTGTACAAGCTTTTACAAATGAAGAACATGAAATTAAGCGCTTCAAGGTCAATAATAATCGATTTAGAGCGACTAAACTATTTTCTTATAAAGTGATGGCATGGAATGAAGCCATTTCAGGCATTTTAACAAAGGTTTTATCATTATTCACACTTTTTGTGGGTGCGTACTTTGTTTTACAGGGCCAGTTAACAAATGGTGAGTTTATCGCTTTCATCCTATTATCAGGTATCCTTTTAGGGCCTATTAATAAAATTAATATGTTTATAGAAACTTACCCTAGAGGGATGGCTGGCTTTAAACGTTATATTGATTTCCTTGAAACAGCACCAGAAATTGCTGATCGCCCAGAGGCGAAGGCTATTGAGGTCATTGAAGGAGACATCGCATTTAATCATGTATCTTTTGGTTATACCGATAAGGAACGCACCTTAAATAATATTAATCTTCAGGTGCGCCCAGGTGAAACGGTTGCACTTGTTGGGCCATCTGGAGCAGGTAAATCAACCATCTGTAGTCTGTTACCCCGTTTTTACGAGGTAAGTGAAGGGGCTATTAAGATTGATGGCATTGATATACGAGATTTCAAGCTACAATCTCTTCGTGGTCATATAGGGATTGTACAGCAAGACGTGTTCTTGTTTGATGGAACGGTTCGAGAAAATATTGCTTACGGTGATTTAGAGGCCAGTGAAGAAGATATTTGGCATGCGGCAAGGCGTGCACAGCTAGAGGAAGTTATTAATGCCTTACCAGAGGGCATGGACACTTTAATTGGCGAACGTGGAGTCAAGCTATCAGGAGGTCAAAAGCAACGACTGTCCATTGCACGTATCTTCCTGAAAAACCCAAAAATCTTGATTTTGGATGAGGCAACCTCTGCACTAGATACAGAAACAGAGCAGGCAATTCAACAGGCATTACATGAACTATCCATAGGGCGTACAACATTAGTTATTGCACACCGTTTAGCAACAATAAAAGACGCTGATCGTATAGTTGTTGTGTCGAAGAAGGGCATCATTGAGGAAGGTACACATGATGAATTAATGAATATACAAAATGCTTATTATGGTCTATATACAGCGCAATTTGGTTTGCAAATTTAA
- the fsa gene encoding fructose-6-phosphate aldolase — protein sequence MKFFIDTANFDEIKEAHAWGILSGVTTNPSLVAKEENVSFHDRLREIAELVDGSVSGEVIALDAEGMIKEGLELAEIAPNITVKLPMTPAGLEACRFFANKGIKTNVTLIFSANQALMAARAGATYVSPFIGRLDDIGQNGVELIETIADIFTIHNIDTQIIAASIRHPQHVTAAALAGAHISTTPYKVLKQLFHHPLTEKGIEGFLADWNKRKGE from the coding sequence ATGAAATTTTTTATTGATACAGCTAACTTTGACGAGATTAAAGAAGCACATGCATGGGGTATTTTATCGGGTGTTACGACAAATCCTTCATTGGTTGCTAAAGAAGAAAATGTATCTTTCCACGATCGTCTACGCGAGATTGCAGAGCTTGTAGATGGTTCAGTAAGTGGGGAAGTTATTGCATTAGATGCTGAAGGCATGATTAAAGAAGGTCTAGAATTGGCTGAGATTGCACCAAATATCACAGTTAAATTACCGATGACACCAGCTGGCTTAGAAGCATGCCGTTTCTTTGCAAACAAAGGCATCAAAACAAATGTAACTTTAATCTTTAGTGCAAACCAAGCATTAATGGCCGCTCGTGCAGGTGCTACATATGTATCACCATTTATCGGTCGTTTAGATGATATTGGTCAAAACGGTGTAGAACTTATTGAGACTATTGCAGATATTTTCACAATTCATAATATCGATACGCAAATTATCGCAGCTTCTATTCGCCATCCGCAACACGTAACGGCGGCAGCACTTGCTGGGGCGCATATTTCAACAACTCCATATAAAGTATTAAAGCAGCTTTTCCATCATCCATTAACGGAAAAAGGAATTGAAGGATTTTTAGCGGATTGGAATAAGAGAAAAGGCGAATAA
- a CDS encoding ABC transporter ATP-binding protein: MTVLEIEHVAIGYSSTLIVEDLSVAIPKGQISTIIGPNGCGKSTLLKAVARVLRTQEGAVYLDGKAIHQLKTKEVAKRMAILPQTATAPGGLTVFELVSYGRFPHQTGFGSLRKEDFEYIHWAIDVTGLREFSDRPIEALSGGQRQRVWIAMALAQGTDILILDEPTTYLDLAHQLDILLLLQKLNEEEGRTIVMVLHDLNHASRFSQFMIAMRSGQLVVNGKPDEVMTKENLQEVFNIDATMALCPYSSNPICLSYQLYEKTSDAE, encoded by the coding sequence ATGACAGTCCTTGAAATAGAGCATGTCGCTATAGGTTACTCATCGACATTAATTGTAGAAGACTTGAGTGTAGCGATTCCAAAAGGGCAAATATCTACAATTATCGGACCGAATGGCTGTGGAAAATCTACATTATTAAAGGCTGTGGCACGTGTCCTTAGAACACAAGAAGGCGCTGTATACTTGGATGGAAAAGCAATTCACCAGCTGAAGACAAAAGAGGTTGCGAAGAGAATGGCGATTCTACCACAAACAGCAACGGCTCCAGGTGGTCTGACAGTTTTTGAATTAGTATCCTACGGTCGATTTCCACATCAAACAGGCTTTGGTTCGTTGCGTAAGGAGGATTTCGAATATATTCATTGGGCTATTGATGTTACAGGGCTAAGAGAATTTAGTGATCGTCCAATTGAGGCATTATCGGGAGGTCAGCGTCAGCGCGTGTGGATTGCAATGGCATTAGCTCAAGGTACAGATATTCTTATTCTTGACGAACCAACGACCTATTTGGATTTAGCGCATCAGCTAGACATTCTATTATTATTACAAAAATTAAATGAAGAAGAAGGACGCACGATTGTTATGGTCTTGCACGATTTAAATCATGCTTCCCGTTTTTCCCAATTTATGATTGCGATGAGAAGTGGACAATTAGTGGTAAATGGTAAACCTGATGAAGTAATGACAAAGGAAAATTTACAAGAAGTATTTAATATCGATGCGACGATGGCTCTTTGTCCATATAGTAGTAACCCCATTTGCTTATCTTACCAATTATATGAAAAAACAAGTGATGCTGAGTAA
- a CDS encoding UDP-N-acetylglucosamine 1-carboxyvinyltransferase has translation MDVYKITGENRLKGTIKVSGAKNSAVALIPASILANSPVTIGGIPEISDAWTLKALLEEIGGEVTFEDGKMIIDPSDMIALPLPNGNVKKLRASYYLMGAMLGRFKKAVIGLPGGCFLGPRPIDQHIKGFEALGAKITNEHGAIYLRADELIGAKIYLDVASVGATINIMLAAVRAKGRTVIENAAKEPEIIDVATLLTNMGANIKGAGTSVIRIDGVEELHGTEHTIIPDRIEAATFMIMAAAVGDGMTIDNVIPLHLEAITAKLREMGVKIEIGEESIYVPKTELTTLQAVDVKTLVYPGFPTDIQQPLSVLMSQAFGSSKVTDTIYTARFKHIDELRRMNANARVEGNTAIISGPNKLHGSNVTATDLRAGAALVLAGLLAEGETEIHDIYHIERGYSSLIEKLRDLGADIRRETIMVGVAELKE, from the coding sequence ATGGATGTATACAAAATTACAGGCGAAAATCGTCTGAAAGGTACAATTAAAGTTAGTGGTGCAAAAAATAGTGCGGTCGCCTTAATTCCAGCATCAATTTTGGCGAACTCTCCAGTGACTATTGGAGGGATACCAGAAATTTCAGATGCTTGGACATTGAAGGCGTTATTAGAGGAAATTGGCGGAGAAGTGACTTTTGAAGACGGTAAAATGATTATTGATCCGTCCGATATGATTGCTCTGCCATTGCCGAATGGTAACGTCAAAAAGCTTCGTGCTTCCTATTATTTAATGGGGGCAATGCTTGGTCGTTTTAAGAAAGCTGTGATTGGTTTACCTGGAGGCTGTTTCCTAGGACCACGTCCAATCGATCAGCATATTAAAGGTTTTGAGGCACTTGGAGCTAAAATTACAAATGAGCATGGGGCGATCTATTTACGTGCGGATGAATTGATAGGCGCAAAAATTTATTTAGACGTTGCAAGTGTTGGGGCAACCATTAATATTATGTTGGCCGCTGTACGTGCAAAAGGGCGTACAGTTATTGAAAATGCGGCGAAAGAGCCTGAAATCATTGATGTTGCAACACTTCTTACAAACATGGGTGCCAATATTAAAGGCGCTGGTACGAGTGTTATTCGTATTGACGGAGTTGAGGAGCTTCATGGCACAGAGCATACAATTATTCCTGATCGTATCGAAGCGGCAACTTTTATGATTATGGCGGCAGCAGTTGGCGATGGCATGACAATTGATAATGTAATTCCACTACATTTAGAGGCAATTACAGCAAAGCTTCGTGAAATGGGTGTGAAGATTGAAATAGGCGAGGAAAGTATTTATGTGCCAAAGACCGAACTTACAACATTACAAGCAGTTGATGTCAAGACATTAGTGTATCCTGGGTTCCCTACAGATATTCAGCAGCCACTTTCTGTCTTGATGTCACAGGCATTCGGTTCTTCAAAAGTAACGGATACAATATATACAGCCCGTTTTAAGCATATAGATGAACTTCGTCGTATGAATGCAAATGCACGTGTTGAAGGGAATACAGCGATTATTTCCGGTCCCAATAAATTACATGGCTCAAATGTGACAGCGACAGATCTTCGCGCTGGTGCAGCTTTAGTACTAGCTGGATTATTAGCCGAAGGTGAAACTGAAATTCACGATATCTATCACATTGAACGAGGCTATAGCTCACTTATTGAAAAATTACGTGATTTAGGCGCAGATATTCGACGTGAGACAATAATGGTCGGGGTAGCAGAGCTAAAGGAATAA
- a CDS encoding FecCD family ABC transporter permease translates to MTSSAEAVEGLGTLEELQRRSHPVRAVVALIIGFVGLIFAIGLSISFGAADISLSTVWAAVFHFSPDLTAHQIIRDIRLPRVLGAALVGGCFAVAGAIMQGMTRNPLADSGLLGLNSGAAFMLAVCFAFFPGLPYMYLILWSFVGAGLGVLIVYGIGSLAKGGLTPMRLVLAGAAVSALLGALGEGIALYYRIGQDLAFWYAGGVSGTKWYHLQILSPWILVAMIGALILSRSITLLSLGEEIAIGLGQRTAVIKVWGMVVVLILAGAAVSVVGAVGFVGLIIPHLTRYIVGHDYRWIISCSLVYGALLVVLADLAARTINPPYEAPIGAIIAFIGVPFFLYLARKGGKEL, encoded by the coding sequence ATGACTTCGTCAGCAGAAGCAGTAGAAGGGCTCGGAACATTAGAAGAGCTACAAAGACGTTCTCATCCAGTACGTGCTGTTGTGGCACTCATTATAGGTTTTGTTGGATTAATATTTGCTATTGGTTTGTCCATTTCATTTGGAGCGGCTGATATTTCATTAAGTACTGTATGGGCAGCTGTATTTCATTTTTCACCAGATTTAACCGCACATCAAATTATTCGTGATATTCGATTGCCACGTGTACTTGGAGCTGCATTAGTAGGTGGATGCTTTGCGGTGGCGGGCGCTATTATGCAAGGAATGACACGCAACCCGCTGGCAGACTCAGGATTGTTAGGCTTAAACTCAGGAGCAGCATTTATGCTTGCTGTATGTTTCGCCTTTTTCCCTGGTTTACCCTATATGTATTTGATTTTATGGTCATTTGTAGGCGCGGGATTAGGGGTATTAATTGTGTATGGTATAGGTTCGTTAGCAAAAGGTGGTTTAACACCAATGCGTTTAGTGCTTGCAGGAGCAGCAGTTAGTGCACTTTTAGGAGCACTGGGTGAGGGGATTGCACTGTATTATCGTATTGGACAGGATTTAGCTTTTTGGTACGCAGGTGGTGTGTCCGGGACGAAATGGTATCACCTTCAAATATTGTCTCCTTGGATACTTGTCGCTATGATTGGGGCGCTCATACTGTCTCGTTCCATTACACTCCTTAGCTTAGGCGAAGAAATTGCTATTGGGCTAGGACAGCGCACGGCAGTTATTAAAGTTTGGGGTATGGTTGTGGTTCTTATTTTAGCAGGTGCAGCTGTTTCTGTAGTAGGAGCAGTTGGCTTTGTTGGATTAATCATTCCTCATTTAACGAGATACATAGTAGGTCATGATTATCGTTGGATTATTTCTTGTTCGTTAGTGTATGGAGCTTTACTTGTTGTGTTAGCGGATCTCGCTGCTCGTACCATCAATCCTCCTTACGAAGCACCAATCGGAGCAATTATTGCCTTTATCGGTGTTCCATTCTTCCTATACCTCGCGCGTAAAGGAGGAAAAGAACTATGA
- a CDS encoding FecCD family ABC transporter permease, which yields MSHNSFLTASQQKARKKNFFILSILVVLIVITFVISMNTGVIKLTPMEVIRTLFGQGDAQQQLILYEFRLPRIIIAVLVGMGLAVSGAILQGISKNALADPGILGINAGAGLAVMLFISFFPATTAAPVYLLPVLAFVGAGFTAIVIYTLSYKRHEGITPMRLLLTGIAVAAGISSAMIVLTLRLSPENYQFVATWLAGSIWGSNWKFVFSLLPWLLILFPFVYAKSRVLNILNLGDLTAVGLGASIEKERRWLLAASVGLAGASVSVSGGIGFVGLIGPHLARQLVGAKHQFLLPASALVGGLLVLMADTIGRSILEPSEIPAGIVVAVLGAPYFLYLLARIKE from the coding sequence ATGAGTCATAATAGCTTTCTAACAGCCAGTCAACAAAAGGCTAGGAAGAAAAATTTCTTTATTTTAAGCATACTAGTGGTGTTAATCGTCATTACGTTTGTGATTAGTATGAATACAGGTGTTATTAAGCTAACACCGATGGAGGTCATACGAACTCTGTTTGGTCAGGGGGATGCACAACAGCAACTAATTTTATATGAATTTAGACTTCCACGTATTATTATCGCTGTATTGGTAGGTATGGGTTTAGCTGTTTCAGGTGCTATTTTACAGGGGATTTCAAAAAATGCATTAGCGGATCCAGGTATTTTAGGGATAAACGCAGGTGCTGGTTTAGCGGTAATGCTGTTTATTTCATTCTTCCCAGCTACAACAGCGGCTCCGGTTTACTTGCTACCAGTGTTAGCCTTTGTAGGGGCAGGTTTTACAGCAATTGTCATATATACACTTTCCTATAAACGCCATGAAGGGATTACACCAATGCGTTTACTATTAACAGGAATTGCTGTAGCAGCAGGTATAAGTTCAGCAATGATTGTGTTGACGCTCCGTTTATCACCTGAAAACTATCAATTTGTTGCCACATGGTTAGCAGGTAGTATTTGGGGTTCGAATTGGAAATTTGTTTTTTCATTGCTACCATGGTTATTGATATTATTCCCATTTGTTTATGCAAAATCACGTGTATTAAACATTTTGAATTTAGGTGATTTAACAGCAGTTGGCTTAGGTGCTTCCATTGAAAAGGAAAGACGTTGGCTATTAGCAGCATCAGTGGGTCTAGCTGGCGCAAGTGTTTCAGTAAGTGGCGGTATAGGCTTTGTAGGTTTAATTGGACCCCATCTGGCACGTCAGCTCGTTGGGGCAAAACATCAATTTTTACTGCCAGCATCAGCATTAGTAGGAGGGCTACTCGTCTTAATGGCCGATACAATTGGGCGTTCTATTTTAGAGCCTTCGGAAATTCCAGCAGGTATTGTAGTTGCTGTATTAGGAGCACCGTATTTCTTATATTTATTAGCGCGTATAAAAGAATAA
- the glpX gene encoding class II fructose-bisphosphatase codes for MERSLSMEVVRVTEAAAIASGKWMGRGLKIEADDAATTAMRSMFDTIPMHATVVIGEGEMDEAPMLYIGEELGLRNGGPQVDIAVDPLEGTNIVAKGTNGAMTVLAIADKGNLLNAPDMYMEKIAVGPEAAGKVDINASVTYNLLQVAKAKNKDISDVVATLLDRPRHQAIVDEIREAGARIKFIQDGDVGAAINTAFDETGIDIMFGMGGAPEGVISAVALKCLGGDFQAKLVPEDEEQLERCKKMGVDVEKVLYLDDLVKGDDAIFAATAVTDCELLKGVQYKGAYALTHSVVMRAKSGTVRFVEGRHALEKKPSY; via the coding sequence ATGGAACGTAGTTTATCGATGGAAGTAGTACGAGTAACAGAGGCAGCAGCAATCGCATCCGGGAAATGGATGGGTCGCGGTTTGAAAATTGAGGCAGATGATGCAGCAACGACAGCAATGCGCTCAATGTTCGATACAATTCCAATGCATGCTACAGTAGTAATTGGTGAAGGTGAAATGGACGAAGCGCCAATGCTTTATATTGGAGAAGAGCTTGGCCTTCGTAATGGTGGTCCACAAGTAGATATTGCAGTTGACCCTTTAGAAGGTACGAATATTGTAGCTAAAGGTACGAATGGTGCAATGACAGTACTTGCTATTGCAGATAAAGGCAATCTATTAAATGCACCTGATATGTACATGGAGAAAATTGCAGTAGGACCAGAAGCGGCAGGAAAAGTTGATATTAATGCATCTGTTACTTATAACTTATTACAAGTAGCAAAGGCAAAAAATAAAGATATTTCAGACGTGGTTGCTACTCTATTAGATCGTCCACGCCATCAAGCAATTGTAGATGAGATTCGTGAAGCTGGAGCTCGAATTAAATTTATCCAAGATGGCGATGTTGGGGCAGCCATTAACACCGCTTTCGATGAGACAGGCATTGACATTATGTTCGGAATGGGCGGTGCACCAGAGGGTGTTATTTCTGCGGTTGCATTAAAATGCCTTGGCGGAGACTTTCAAGCGAAACTAGTGCCAGAAGACGAGGAACAGTTAGAGCGTTGCAAAAAAATGGGCGTAGATGTTGAAAAAGTCCTTTATTTAGATGACCTAGTAAAAGGGGACGATGCAATTTTTGCAGCAACAGCTGTAACAGATTGCGAGCTATTAAAAGGCGTTCAGTATAAAGGTGCCTATGCATTAACACATTCAGTAGTAATGCGAGCAAAATCAGGTACTGTTCGTTTTGTAGAAGGTCGTCACGCTCTTGAGAAAAAACCTAGCTATTAA
- the rho gene encoding transcription termination factor Rho — MSALTIAQLENMTLKELYALARQYKISYYSKLTKKELIFAILKTRSEQEGYFFMEGVLEIVSQEGFGFLRPINYSPSKEDIYISASQIRRFDLRNGDKVSGKVRPPKENERYYGLLQVDAVNGEDPEVAKERVHFPALTPLYPDRQIKLETTQQNLSTRIMDLVAPVGFGQRGLIVAPPKAGKTSLLKEIANAITTNYPEAELIVLLIDERPEEVTDIERSVNADVVSSTFDEVPENHVKVAEIVLERARRLVEHKRDVIILMDSITRLARAYNLVIPPSGRTLSGGIDPAAFHRPKRFFGSARNIEEGGSLTILATALVDTGSRMDEVIYEEFKGTGNLELHLDRQLAERRIFPALDIRRSGTRKEELLLEPEQLEKLWAIRKTFSDSSDFSERFLKKLRTTKSNEEFFEKLNEDMKKATKGKGLL; from the coding sequence ATGTCTGCATTGACAATCGCTCAATTAGAAAACATGACGTTAAAAGAGCTTTACGCCCTCGCGCGCCAATATAAAATTTCATATTATAGCAAATTAACAAAAAAAGAATTAATTTTTGCTATTTTGAAAACGCGTTCAGAACAAGAGGGTTATTTCTTCATGGAGGGAGTACTTGAAATTGTATCGCAGGAGGGCTTTGGTTTCCTTCGTCCAATTAACTACTCTCCAAGTAAAGAGGATATTTATATTTCGGCCTCTCAAATTCGACGTTTTGACCTACGAAACGGGGACAAGGTATCTGGTAAGGTGCGTCCACCTAAAGAAAACGAACGTTATTACGGTCTGTTACAAGTGGATGCTGTAAATGGCGAAGATCCAGAAGTAGCGAAAGAACGTGTCCATTTCCCGGCTTTGACGCCGTTATATCCTGATCGACAAATCAAGCTTGAAACAACGCAGCAAAATTTATCGACTCGTATTATGGACTTAGTGGCACCAGTAGGTTTTGGACAACGTGGTTTAATCGTTGCGCCTCCGAAAGCAGGGAAAACATCGTTATTAAAAGAAATTGCCAACGCAATTACGACGAATTATCCAGAAGCAGAGTTAATTGTATTACTTATTGATGAACGTCCTGAGGAAGTAACAGATATTGAACGTTCTGTGAATGCAGATGTAGTTAGTTCTACTTTCGATGAGGTACCAGAAAACCACGTAAAGGTGGCAGAAATAGTTTTAGAGCGTGCGCGCCGTTTAGTTGAGCATAAACGTGACGTAATTATTTTAATGGATTCCATTACTCGTTTAGCACGTGCTTATAACTTAGTTATTCCACCAAGTGGTCGTACACTATCCGGTGGTATTGACCCTGCTGCTTTCCATAGACCTAAACGTTTCTTCGGTTCTGCCCGTAATATTGAAGAAGGTGGTAGCTTAACAATTCTAGCTACGGCTTTAGTCGATACTGGCTCTCGAATGGACGAAGTCATCTATGAAGAATTTAAAGGAACAGGGAATCTAGAGCTTCACCTAGATCGTCAATTAGCAGAGCGTCGTATTTTCCCTGCGCTTGATATTCGTCGTTCAGGTACACGTAAGGAAGAACTACTTCTTGAACCGGAACAACTTGAAAAACTGTGGGCAATTCGTAAAACATTCTCGGATTCTTCTGATTTTTCGGAGCGTTTCTTGAAAAAGTTACGCACAACAAAATCAAACGAAGAATTTTTCGAGAAGTTAAATGAGGATATGAAGAAAGCTACTAAAGGTAAGGGTTTACTATAA
- a CDS encoding AraC family transcriptional regulator gives MNYEAYMLLWENTYIKLKQFDYINNADIRIITTVNHSTLLVITEGEAEVLIGDQLYLVQRFSIFHIGKSQSLHIKAKDSISYYMIHYKGDVIYADAFLQHLYMQFQPFQTDFTCVPANALGIHMLLQDMYDKWKTSSIQDHLSVKASFYELIYRIFQELHEGLGKPHEMDKVEAARLYLEQHVHEPVSIQTLADSLKISTRHLLRTFKERYGIGPQIYLQQLRIERAKHYLLSKHYGIREIAISLGYEDEYYFSRAFKKETNMAPSIFRRKYTSSMSELAITNENCFQYNENQLAQAIRFESRENDFMMKKMMKHIKMPFLLGLMVFLAACGDDTSQTADNKEGTPKTEESTIRTVTDDSGREVEIPVKAERIVTDWYLGQILALDVVPVGAITANLDFAAFLKPYYKDGEINNIGTDGNTSLEKILELKPDLIITWNKDDVEKYEKIAPTIVFSESAHQTATDEIKAMGEYLGRQAEADAFVKDFDNRIANAQNKINAAIPEGATFTIFDAFEKNATIVGNNSVSGGRALYQILNMKPQEKVQELFDTQESGGGRYDISYEVVGDYIGDYVFLINFFNKDGEFPSTWTNLDIVKNNKIIDLAPEYYFASDPLSGLHQAEDMANKIVEFTESQKNK, from the coding sequence ATGAATTATGAGGCGTATATGCTTCTTTGGGAGAACACATATATCAAACTGAAGCAATTTGATTATATAAATAATGCTGACATACGAATAATTACGACAGTGAATCATAGCACATTACTAGTCATCACAGAGGGTGAGGCAGAGGTCTTAATTGGAGATCAGCTTTATCTAGTACAACGCTTTAGTATTTTTCATATTGGAAAGTCGCAATCACTCCATATAAAAGCAAAGGATAGCATTAGCTATTACATGATTCACTATAAAGGCGATGTTATTTACGCAGATGCATTTTTACAGCACTTATACATGCAGTTTCAACCTTTTCAAACGGATTTCACCTGTGTACCAGCGAATGCTTTAGGCATTCATATGTTACTTCAAGACATGTACGATAAATGGAAAACAAGCTCTATCCAGGACCATTTATCAGTAAAGGCTTCTTTTTATGAACTCATCTATCGTATTTTTCAAGAGTTGCATGAAGGACTGGGTAAGCCACATGAAATGGATAAAGTAGAAGCGGCACGTCTTTACTTAGAACAACATGTTCATGAGCCTGTTTCTATCCAGACACTTGCAGATTCGCTCAAAATTAGTACACGACATCTTTTGCGTACTTTCAAGGAGCGCTATGGTATTGGTCCGCAAATTTATTTGCAGCAACTTCGAATTGAACGTGCAAAGCACTATCTATTGTCAAAACATTATGGCATCAGAGAGATAGCAATATCACTCGGGTATGAGGATGAATATTATTTTAGTAGAGCCTTTAAAAAGGAAACAAATATGGCACCTAGTATTTTTAGGCGGAAATATACATCTAGTATGTCCGAATTAGCTATTACAAATGAGAATTGTTTTCAATACAATGAGAATCAGCTCGCGCAAGCAATACGATTTGAGAGTAGGGAAAATGATTTCATGATGAAGAAAATGATGAAACACATAAAGATGCCTTTTTTGTTGGGTCTAATGGTATTTCTTGCAGCATGTGGTGATGATACGTCTCAAACAGCTGATAACAAAGAAGGTACGCCTAAGACTGAGGAATCTACAATTCGAACAGTAACAGATGATAGTGGGCGAGAAGTTGAAATTCCAGTTAAAGCAGAAAGAATAGTTACAGATTGGTATCTTGGTCAAATTCTAGCGTTAGATGTTGTACCAGTAGGAGCAATTACAGCTAATCTAGACTTTGCTGCGTTTTTAAAACCATATTATAAAGATGGAGAAATTAACAATATTGGAACAGACGGTAATACTTCTTTGGAGAAGATTTTAGAATTAAAACCAGATTTAATCATTACTTGGAATAAAGATGATGTAGAAAAATACGAAAAAATAGCACCAACTATTGTATTTTCTGAATCAGCCCATCAAACAGCAACCGATGAAATCAAAGCAATGGGTGAATATCTTGGTAGACAAGCAGAGGCAGATGCATTTGTAAAAGATTTCGATAATCGTATAGCTAACGCACAAAACAAAATAAATGCTGCAATACCTGAAGGTGCAACCTTTACTATTTTTGATGCATTTGAAAAAAATGCCACAATCGTTGGGAATAATAGCGTTTCAGGTGGTCGAGCATTATACCAAATACTTAACATGAAGCCACAAGAGAAAGTACAAGAACTTTTTGATACGCAAGAATCTGGTGGTGGGCGCTATGATATCTCCTATGAAGTGGTAGGTGACTACATTGGTGATTATGTATTTCTGATCAATTTCTTTAATAAGGATGGAGAGTTCCCATCAACATGGACAAATTTAGATATTGTGAAAAATAATAAGATAATTGATTTAGCACCAGAGTATTATTTTGCCTCTGATCCACTCTCGGGTTTACACCAAGCAGAGGATATGGCTAACAAAATAGTAGAATTTACAGAATCTCAAAAAAATAAATAA